From a single Brassica rapa cultivar Chiifu-401-42 chromosome A01, CAAS_Brap_v3.01, whole genome shotgun sequence genomic region:
- the LOC103843655 gene encoding chaperone protein DnaJ isoform X1, whose translation MKRLFLCSSLHQMEDNNSPKKDYYKILEVDYDATEEMLKLSYRKLALKWHPDKHNGDTMATSKFQEINEAYNVLMDPDLRFEYDLTGIYEIHKYTLREYLARFKGMILTCNGLGISHSSSPWTQQLAEGNITTDEQGFDLASVSTETETETETELK comes from the exons ATGAAGAGATTGTTCCTGTGTTCGTCTCTGCATCAGATGGAAGATAACAATTCTCCCAAG AAGGATTACTATAAGATTCTGGAAGTTGATTATGATGCAACTGAGGAGATGCTCAAACTGAGTTATCGGAAGCTTGCTTTG AAGTGGCATCCTGATAAGCACAATGGTGATACTATGGCTACTTCAAAGTTTCAGGAGATCAATGAAGCTTATAACG TGCTAATGGATCCTGATTTACGTTTTGAGTATGATTTAACCGGAATATACGAGATTCACAAGTATACTTTGCGG GAGTATCTGGCTAGGTTTAAGGGAATGATACTCACTTGCAATGGACTAGGCATCAGTCACTCCTCATCACCATG GACACAACAATTGGCGGAAGGCAATATCACTACAGATGAGCAAGGTTTCGATCTG GCTTCTGTATCAACTGAAACTGAAACTGAAACTGAAACAGAGCTTAAGTAA
- the LOC103843655 gene encoding chaperone protein DnaJ isoform X3, with protein MKRLFLCSSLHQMEDNNSPKKDYYKILEVDYDATEEMLKLSYRKLALKWHPDKHNGDTMATSKFQEINEAYNVLMDPDLRFEYDLTGIYEIHKYTLREYLARFKGMILTCNGLGISHSSSPWTQQLAEGNITTDEQGFCIN; from the exons ATGAAGAGATTGTTCCTGTGTTCGTCTCTGCATCAGATGGAAGATAACAATTCTCCCAAG AAGGATTACTATAAGATTCTGGAAGTTGATTATGATGCAACTGAGGAGATGCTCAAACTGAGTTATCGGAAGCTTGCTTTG AAGTGGCATCCTGATAAGCACAATGGTGATACTATGGCTACTTCAAAGTTTCAGGAGATCAATGAAGCTTATAACG TGCTAATGGATCCTGATTTACGTTTTGAGTATGATTTAACCGGAATATACGAGATTCACAAGTATACTTTGCGG GAGTATCTGGCTAGGTTTAAGGGAATGATACTCACTTGCAATGGACTAGGCATCAGTCACTCCTCATCACCATG GACACAACAATTGGCGGAAGGCAATATCACTACAGATGAGCAAG GCTTCTGTATCAACTGA
- the LOC103843655 gene encoding dnaJ homolog shv isoform X2, producing the protein MKRLFLCSSLHQMEDNNSPKDYYKILEVDYDATEEMLKLSYRKLALKWHPDKHNGDTMATSKFQEINEAYNVLMDPDLRFEYDLTGIYEIHKYTLREYLARFKGMILTCNGLGISHSSSPWTQQLAEGNITTDEQGFDLASVSTETETETETELK; encoded by the exons ATGAAGAGATTGTTCCTGTGTTCGTCTCTGCATCAGATGGAAGATAACAATTCTCCCAAG GATTACTATAAGATTCTGGAAGTTGATTATGATGCAACTGAGGAGATGCTCAAACTGAGTTATCGGAAGCTTGCTTTG AAGTGGCATCCTGATAAGCACAATGGTGATACTATGGCTACTTCAAAGTTTCAGGAGATCAATGAAGCTTATAACG TGCTAATGGATCCTGATTTACGTTTTGAGTATGATTTAACCGGAATATACGAGATTCACAAGTATACTTTGCGG GAGTATCTGGCTAGGTTTAAGGGAATGATACTCACTTGCAATGGACTAGGCATCAGTCACTCCTCATCACCATG GACACAACAATTGGCGGAAGGCAATATCACTACAGATGAGCAAGGTTTCGATCTG GCTTCTGTATCAACTGAAACTGAAACTGAAACTGAAACAGAGCTTAAGTAA